The proteins below are encoded in one region of Alistipes indistinctus YIT 12060:
- a CDS encoding GSCFA domain-containing protein, giving the protein MEFRTPLHIKPSRFKIGYDTPGLVCGSCFAERIGQKMLACKMPVTLNPYGLLFNPASIAGMLDNLKVSRSFSKRDLIRHNGRWISLQHHGSFSADEAENLLQAIETATQQGHESLERSNYLIVTWGTAWVYEHTATGMIAANCHKLPESVFRRRRLTPEEIVRLWEKPLSTYLEDKEVIFTVSPVRHLRDGLAENQLSKATLIVAAHTLRERFANCRYFPAYEIMMDDLRDYRFYDRDMTHPSETAADYIWERFCEWAIAPAATGTMRRIEALQQALAHRPIHPGSDAHKVFRQRLRGEIQALSETYPELDFSEELNCSAHF; this is encoded by the coding sequence ATGGAATTCCGCACACCGCTACATATAAAGCCTTCCCGTTTCAAGATCGGTTACGACACCCCGGGATTGGTGTGCGGTTCATGCTTCGCCGAACGGATCGGACAAAAGATGCTCGCATGCAAAATGCCTGTCACGCTCAACCCGTACGGCCTCCTTTTCAACCCGGCCTCGATCGCGGGCATGCTCGACAACCTCAAAGTATCCAGGTCTTTCTCCAAACGCGACCTGATCCGGCACAACGGTCGCTGGATCAGCCTCCAACATCACGGATCGTTCTCGGCAGACGAGGCGGAGAACCTGCTGCAAGCGATCGAAACCGCGACCCAGCAAGGGCATGAATCACTGGAACGCTCAAATTACCTGATCGTTACATGGGGAACAGCCTGGGTATACGAACATACAGCCACCGGCATGATCGCGGCGAATTGCCACAAACTGCCGGAGAGCGTATTCCGCAGACGACGCCTCACCCCGGAGGAGATCGTAAGGCTGTGGGAAAAACCGTTGAGCACCTACCTCGAGGATAAAGAGGTTATTTTCACCGTCAGTCCGGTACGCCACCTGCGGGACGGACTCGCCGAAAACCAGCTGAGCAAAGCAACGCTGATCGTGGCGGCACATACCCTGCGGGAGCGGTTTGCCAACTGCCGTTATTTTCCGGCTTACGAAATCATGATGGACGATTTGCGGGACTATCGCTTTTACGACCGGGATATGACCCATCCGTCCGAAACGGCTGCCGATTACATCTGGGAACGATTCTGCGAATGGGCGATCGCCCCCGCGGCAACCGGAACCATGCGCCGGATCGAAGCGTTGCAACAAGCGCTCGCACACCGTCCGATCCATCCCGGCAGCGATGCCCACAAGGTTTTCCGGCAACGCCTGCGGGGAGAAATCCAGGCCTTGTCCGAAACCTACCCCGAACTCGATTTCAGCGAAGAGCTGAACTGTTCCGCACACTTCTGA